A DNA window from Theobroma cacao cultivar B97-61/B2 chromosome 5, Criollo_cocoa_genome_V2, whole genome shotgun sequence contains the following coding sequences:
- the LOC18597835 gene encoding 60S ribosomal protein L35 → MARIKVHELRNKSKTELLSQLKDLKAELALLRVAKVTGGAPNKLSKIKVVRLSIAQVLTVISQKQKSALREAYKKKKFLPLDLRPKKTRAIRRRLTKHQASLKTEREKKREMYFPLRKYAIKV, encoded by the exons ATGG CGAGGATAAAGGTTCACGAGCTGAGGAACAAGTCCAAGACGGAGCTGTTGAGCCAATTGAAGGACTTGAAAGCAGAGCTCGCTCTCCTCCGCGTTGCTAAGGTCACCGGCGGTGCCCCTAACAAGCTCtcgaaaat AAAAGTTGTGAGGTTATCTATCGCGCAGGTTTTGACGGTGATATCGCAGAAGCAAAAATCGGCGCTTCGAGAAGCttataagaagaagaagttccTTCCTTTGGATCTCCGTCCCAAGAAGACACGTGCCATTCGCCGACGCCTTACCAAACACCAg GCATCTTTGAAGACAGAGCGAGAAAAGAAGAGGGAGATGTATTTCCCATTAAGGAAATATGCTATCAAAGTGTAA